Proteins found in one Pocillopora verrucosa isolate sample1 chromosome 12, ASM3666991v2, whole genome shotgun sequence genomic segment:
- the LOC131784880 gene encoding apolipoprotein L3 isoform X2, which yields MDRELEEIIGKINLLPEDEKQDRRDLRELQEKTEKMNSHAKETIESLRAAAKKLDDVWKDCKISHAVGTSVGILGGLLTIGGGIATALTAGAATPLLIAGLCVGGAGATTNLGTAIVEAVINSAEIKEAEKHLGETIDSANEVDRIVQEVLMIKERARLIYIYYLAKTLELGSPVVLKILRELVFFSAGTPTKMVIQVTEKVMACAQAASQASVKAATQGGVQGAGKAAAQSVDDVVRATGQAGAQAADDVVQAGARAGSEAVGEVVGKVIIVVNVAFVVWDAIDLGFTIRDLVENKGSEAAKVLRQKADKLENAMKE from the coding sequence ATGGACCGTGAGCTAGAGGAAATCATTGGCAAGATCAACCTTTTGCCCGAAGATGAAAAGCAAGATAGAAGAGATTTAAGAGAACTTCAAGAGAAAACAGAGAAGATGAATTCCCACGCAAAAGAGACCATTGAGAGCCTTCGTGCAGCGGCTAAGAAACTAGACGACGTATGGAAGGACTGCAAGATATCTCATGCTGTTGGAACCAGCGTTGGAATACTGGGTGGGCTTCTTACAATCGGTGGAGGAATTGCAACAGCACTGACAGCAGGGGCTGCTACTCCTTTGTTGATAGCAGGATTGTGTGTTGGAGGCGCTGGAGCTACTACAAACTTAGGGACTGCTATCGTCGAGGCGGTGATAAATTCTGCTGAAATCAAAGAGGCCGAGAAACACCTTGGTGAGACCATAGACAGTGCTAACGAGGTAGACAGGATTGTCCAGGAGGTTTTGATGATCAAGGAAAGAGCGAGgcttatttatatttattaccTTGCCAAGACCCTGGAGTTGGGAAGTCCTGTGGTCTTGAAGATCCTTCGTGAGTTGGTGTTTTTCTCCGCAGGAACACCTACTAAAATGGTAATACAAGTAACAGAAAAGGTAATGGCCTGTGCACAGGCAGCGAGTCAGGCCAGTGTGAAAGCTGCAACCCAGGGTGGTGTTCAAGGAGCGGGAAAGGCAGCTGCACAATCTGTTGACGATGTGGTACGAGCAACGGGTCAGGCTGGAGCACAAGCTGCAGATGACGTGGTCCAAGCAGGGGCTAGGGCGGGCTCCGAGGCAGTCGGTGAAGTTGTGGGTAAAGTCATCATTGTGGTCAATGTTGCATTCGTGGTGTGGGATGCCATAGACCTTGGCTTCACTATCAGGGATCTCGTTGAAAACAAGGGATCTGAAGCTGCAAAAGTTCTGAGACAAAAGGCAGACAAACTCGAGAATGCCATGAAGGAGTAA
- the LOC131784880 gene encoding apolipoprotein L3 isoform X1, protein MDRNEAPDFSDMEERERLRMDRELEEIIGKINLLPEDEKQDRRDLRELQEKTEKMNSHAKETIESLRAAAKKLDDVWKDCKISHAVGTSVGILGGLLTIGGGIATALTAGAATPLLIAGLCVGGAGATTNLGTAIVEAVINSAEIKEAEKHLGETIDSANEVDRIVQEVLMIKERARLIYIYYLAKTLELGSPVVLKILRELVFFSAGTPTKMVIQVTEKVMACAQAASQASVKAATQGGVQGAGKAAAQSVDDVVRATGQAGAQAADDVVQAGARAGSEAVGEVVGKVIIVVNVAFVVWDAIDLGFTIRDLVENKGSEAAKVLRQKADKLENAMKE, encoded by the exons ATGGACAGAAATGAAGCCCCAGATTTCTCTGACATGGAAGAG AGAGAGCGCCTAAGAATGGACCGTGAGCTAGAGGAAATCATTGGCAAGATCAACCTTTTGCCCGAAGATGAAAAGCAAGATAGAAGAGATTTAAGAGAACTTCAAGAGAAAACAGAGAAGATGAATTCCCACGCAAAAGAGACCATTGAGAGCCTTCGTGCAGCGGCTAAGAAACTAGACGACGTATGGAAGGACTGCAAGATATCTCATGCTGTTGGAACCAGCGTTGGAATACTGGGTGGGCTTCTTACAATCGGTGGAGGAATTGCAACAGCACTGACAGCAGGGGCTGCTACTCCTTTGTTGATAGCAGGATTGTGTGTTGGAGGCGCTGGAGCTACTACAAACTTAGGGACTGCTATCGTCGAGGCGGTGATAAATTCTGCTGAAATCAAAGAGGCCGAGAAACACCTTGGTGAGACCATAGACAGTGCTAACGAGGTAGACAGGATTGTCCAGGAGGTTTTGATGATCAAGGAAAGAGCGAGgcttatttatatttattaccTTGCCAAGACCCTGGAGTTGGGAAGTCCTGTGGTCTTGAAGATCCTTCGTGAGTTGGTGTTTTTCTCCGCAGGAACACCTACTAAAATGGTAATACAAGTAACAGAAAAGGTAATGGCCTGTGCACAGGCAGCGAGTCAGGCCAGTGTGAAAGCTGCAACCCAGGGTGGTGTTCAAGGAGCGGGAAAGGCAGCTGCACAATCTGTTGACGATGTGGTACGAGCAACGGGTCAGGCTGGAGCACAAGCTGCAGATGACGTGGTCCAAGCAGGGGCTAGGGCGGGCTCCGAGGCAGTCGGTGAAGTTGTGGGTAAAGTCATCATTGTGGTCAATGTTGCATTCGTGGTGTGGGATGCCATAGACCTTGGCTTCACTATCAGGGATCTCGTTGAAAACAAGGGATCTGAAGCTGCAAAAGTTCTGAGACAAAAGGCAGACAAACTCGAGAATGCCATGAAGGAGTAA